In Pseudoliparis swirei isolate HS2019 ecotype Mariana Trench chromosome 9, NWPU_hadal_v1, whole genome shotgun sequence, a genomic segment contains:
- the wu:fl23c11 gene encoding uncharacterized protein wu:fl23c11 isoform X1, giving the protein MALALLRAPRAPLPLLPLLRVWMFVSASALEMIDGDAPELSCSEGLTDCSVSSAGRFAAALADPDDTVTVTRVRLKAVLRCSAAQECEPYLQIIIAVQDVNNTKELWEESGYHGDEDELFGVDPMSDGSGHVGLPEPRALVKVCISSPGAFDRCKTIQFQSSSSGVDRASSHRPTHELLLIQKTTFGSPVVVLVYAPSNGTDVVRNITIPSLKEVCSMKLKGTEKKCDAPRLRAVTDRQRNVVLLQMENTDVQPKCRMVWNETGEVLAWPEGKKEMVLPSHFIAPCLCLQVWCEGKALRSEFCPFINQQDALERMQRNVTVTVEESRGRRQGGAGGLTWNVTSPCSLEAEVRLCEKDPAGGRCEEVSGSRQTLHSQSHAGWSATRRGRQKTGEFNVSSHPLLCVQIKLHGMTSFLEPQCPFATSRWRWSLPILLGLILMCLAIVGTYFIQGILKGYMWRWLKEEDVKGAVGGGHVVLLYPPGDDPALPELMSHLGSSLQALGFGVSLDLWSQTELSALGPVPWLHSRLNRLQRQGGKVVLVLTQAAWVKAEEWGARSWQRSSPSEEAGRSSAPSSPCSDVFTASLSCVLADYLQGRAGERFMLAQLEALPAEPPGGLRPLPELFRGLHVYSLPSQSLAFLTELAGARQMATASARRKRAGGLRMASRALARRLSGFAAGTAVLQSCVGAGVADSGETVPLRPRLVTPPSSPDSNHKVSDVESV; this is encoded by the exons ATGGCTCTCGCGCTCCTCCGGGCGCCTCGCGCTCCTCTcccgctgctgccgctgctgcgcGTCTGGATGTTCGTGTCCGCGAGCGCGCTGGAGATGATCGACGGTGACGCACCTGAGCTCAGCTGCAGCGAG ggTTTGACTGACTGCAGCGTGAGCTCAG CCGGACGCTTCGCCGCCGCTCTGGCCGATCCAGAcgacacggtgaccgtgacacGCGTCCGGCTGAAGGCGGTTCTCCGATGTTCAGCCGCCCAGGAATGTGAACCGTACCTGCAAATCATCATCGCCGTCCAGG ACGTGAATAATACAAAGGAGCTGTGGGAGGAGTCTGGTTACCACGGCGACGAAGACGAGTTGTTTGGCGTTGATCCGATGTCGGATGGAAGTGGTCACGTTGGACTTCCTGAGCCAAGAG CTCTGGTGAAAGTCTGTATCAGCTCCCCCGGCGCCTTCGACCGCTGCAAGACGATCCAGTTTCAATCGAGCTCCTCCGGTGTCGACCGAGCGTCTTCCCACCGGCCCACGCACGAG CTGCTGTTGATACAGAAAACAACGTTCGGCAGTCCCGTCGTGGTCCTCGTCTACGCACCTTCGAACGGAACGGACGTCGTCCGAAACATCACAATCCCGTCGTTGAAAGAAG TTTGCTCCATGAAGCTTAAGGGGACTGAAAAGAAATGTGATG CTCCCAGACTCCGAGCCGTGACGGATCGCCAGAGAAATGTGGTCCTCCTCCAAATGGAAAACACCGATGTCCAGCCCAAGTGCCGAATGGTGTGGAATGAAACTGGAGAGGTTCTTGCGTGG CCCGAAGGCAAGAAGGAAATGGTCCTTCCATCACACTTCATCGCACCGTGCCTgtgccttcag GTGTGGTGCGAGGGAAAGGCGCTTCGAAGTGAATTCTGCCCTTTCATAAATCAACAAG atgCACTGGAAAGAATGCAGCGCAATGTGACGGTGACGGTGGAGGAGTCCCGGGGGAGGCGGCAGGGCGGCGCGGGGGGCCTGACCTGGAATGTGACCTCCCCCTGCAGCCTGGAGGCCGAGGTCAGGCTGTGCGAGAAGGACCCGGCGGGAGGCCGCTGTGAGGAGGTGAGCGGCTCCAGGCAGACGCTGCACAGCCAATCACACGCCGGCTGGAGCGCCACGCGCAGAGGACGtcag AAAACGGGAGAGTTCAATGTGTCGTCACACCCGCTGCTTTGTGTACAG ATAAAGCTTCATGGGATGACATCATTTTTAGAGCCCCAGTGTCCATTTGCAA CATCTCGATGGAGATGGAGCCTCCCGATCCTCCTCGGACTAATACTGATGTGTCTGGCCATAGTTGGAACTTATTTTATACAAGGGATCTTAAAag GATACATGTGGAGATGGTTGAAAGAAGAAGACGTTAAAG GTGCGGTAGGCGGTGGTCACGTGGTGTTGCTGTACCCGCCCGGTGACGACCCGGCTTTGCCGGAGCTGATGAGTCACCTGGGCTCGTCCCTCCAGGCCCTGGGCTTCGGAGTGTCTCTGGACCTGTGGAGCCAGACCGAGCTCAGCGCGCTGGGCCCCGTGCCGTGGCTCCACTCCAGGCTGAACAGGCTGCAGAGGCAGGGGGGCAAAGTGGTGCTGGTCCTGACCCAGGCCGCCTGGGTAAAGGCTGAAGAATGGGGAGCTCGGAGCTGGCAGAGAAGCTCTCCCTCGGAGGAGGCGGGcaggagctccgccccctcttctcCCTGCTCGGACGTTTTCACCGCGTCCCTGAGCTGTGTCCTGGCGGACTACTTGCAGGGTCGCGCCGGTGAGCGCTTCATGCTGGCGCAGCTCGAGGCCCTCCCGGCCGAGCCTCCCGGCGGTTTGCGGCCCCTGCCGGAGCTTTTCCGCGGCCTCCACGTCTACAGCCTCCCGTCCCAGAGCCTGGCCTTCCTGACCGAGCTGGCCGGGGCTCGGCAAATGGCGACCGCGTCGGCCAGACGGAAGAGGGCGGGGGGCCTCCGGATGGCGTCGCGAGCTCTGGCGCGCCGGCTGTCCGGGTTCGCGGCGGGGACGGCCGTTCTGCAGAGTTGTGTCGGGGCGGGAGTGGCGGATTCGGGGGAGACGGTGCCCTTGAGGCCCCGTCTTGTCACGCCTCCCTCCAGTCCCGACTCCAACCACAAGGTCAGTGACGTGGAATCGGTCTGA
- the wu:fl23c11 gene encoding uncharacterized protein wu:fl23c11 isoform X2, whose amino-acid sequence MSDGSGHVGLPEPRALVKVCISSPGAFDRCKTIQFQSSSSGVDRASSHRPTHELLLIQKTTFGSPVVVLVYAPSNGTDVVRNITIPSLKEVCSMKLKGTEKKCDAPRLRAVTDRQRNVVLLQMENTDVQPKCRMVWNETGEVLAWPEGKKEMVLPSHFIAPCLCLQVWCEGKALRSEFCPFINQQDALERMQRNVTVTVEESRGRRQGGAGGLTWNVTSPCSLEAEVRLCEKDPAGGRCEEVSGSRQTLHSQSHAGWSATRRGRQKTGEFNVSSHPLLCVQIKLHGMTSFLEPQCPFATSRWRWSLPILLGLILMCLAIVGTYFIQGILKGYMWRWLKEEDVKGAVGGGHVVLLYPPGDDPALPELMSHLGSSLQALGFGVSLDLWSQTELSALGPVPWLHSRLNRLQRQGGKVVLVLTQAAWVKAEEWGARSWQRSSPSEEAGRSSAPSSPCSDVFTASLSCVLADYLQGRAGERFMLAQLEALPAEPPGGLRPLPELFRGLHVYSLPSQSLAFLTELAGARQMATASARRKRAGGLRMASRALARRLSGFAAGTAVLQSCVGAGVADSGETVPLRPRLVTPPSSPDSNHKVSDVESV is encoded by the exons ATGTCGGATGGAAGTGGTCACGTTGGACTTCCTGAGCCAAGAG CTCTGGTGAAAGTCTGTATCAGCTCCCCCGGCGCCTTCGACCGCTGCAAGACGATCCAGTTTCAATCGAGCTCCTCCGGTGTCGACCGAGCGTCTTCCCACCGGCCCACGCACGAG CTGCTGTTGATACAGAAAACAACGTTCGGCAGTCCCGTCGTGGTCCTCGTCTACGCACCTTCGAACGGAACGGACGTCGTCCGAAACATCACAATCCCGTCGTTGAAAGAAG TTTGCTCCATGAAGCTTAAGGGGACTGAAAAGAAATGTGATG CTCCCAGACTCCGAGCCGTGACGGATCGCCAGAGAAATGTGGTCCTCCTCCAAATGGAAAACACCGATGTCCAGCCCAAGTGCCGAATGGTGTGGAATGAAACTGGAGAGGTTCTTGCGTGG CCCGAAGGCAAGAAGGAAATGGTCCTTCCATCACACTTCATCGCACCGTGCCTgtgccttcag GTGTGGTGCGAGGGAAAGGCGCTTCGAAGTGAATTCTGCCCTTTCATAAATCAACAAG atgCACTGGAAAGAATGCAGCGCAATGTGACGGTGACGGTGGAGGAGTCCCGGGGGAGGCGGCAGGGCGGCGCGGGGGGCCTGACCTGGAATGTGACCTCCCCCTGCAGCCTGGAGGCCGAGGTCAGGCTGTGCGAGAAGGACCCGGCGGGAGGCCGCTGTGAGGAGGTGAGCGGCTCCAGGCAGACGCTGCACAGCCAATCACACGCCGGCTGGAGCGCCACGCGCAGAGGACGtcag AAAACGGGAGAGTTCAATGTGTCGTCACACCCGCTGCTTTGTGTACAG ATAAAGCTTCATGGGATGACATCATTTTTAGAGCCCCAGTGTCCATTTGCAA CATCTCGATGGAGATGGAGCCTCCCGATCCTCCTCGGACTAATACTGATGTGTCTGGCCATAGTTGGAACTTATTTTATACAAGGGATCTTAAAag GATACATGTGGAGATGGTTGAAAGAAGAAGACGTTAAAG GTGCGGTAGGCGGTGGTCACGTGGTGTTGCTGTACCCGCCCGGTGACGACCCGGCTTTGCCGGAGCTGATGAGTCACCTGGGCTCGTCCCTCCAGGCCCTGGGCTTCGGAGTGTCTCTGGACCTGTGGAGCCAGACCGAGCTCAGCGCGCTGGGCCCCGTGCCGTGGCTCCACTCCAGGCTGAACAGGCTGCAGAGGCAGGGGGGCAAAGTGGTGCTGGTCCTGACCCAGGCCGCCTGGGTAAAGGCTGAAGAATGGGGAGCTCGGAGCTGGCAGAGAAGCTCTCCCTCGGAGGAGGCGGGcaggagctccgccccctcttctcCCTGCTCGGACGTTTTCACCGCGTCCCTGAGCTGTGTCCTGGCGGACTACTTGCAGGGTCGCGCCGGTGAGCGCTTCATGCTGGCGCAGCTCGAGGCCCTCCCGGCCGAGCCTCCCGGCGGTTTGCGGCCCCTGCCGGAGCTTTTCCGCGGCCTCCACGTCTACAGCCTCCCGTCCCAGAGCCTGGCCTTCCTGACCGAGCTGGCCGGGGCTCGGCAAATGGCGACCGCGTCGGCCAGACGGAAGAGGGCGGGGGGCCTCCGGATGGCGTCGCGAGCTCTGGCGCGCCGGCTGTCCGGGTTCGCGGCGGGGACGGCCGTTCTGCAGAGTTGTGTCGGGGCGGGAGTGGCGGATTCGGGGGAGACGGTGCCCTTGAGGCCCCGTCTTGTCACGCCTCCCTCCAGTCCCGACTCCAACCACAAGGTCAGTGACGTGGAATCGGTCTGA
- the LOC130198998 gene encoding protein disulfide isomerase Creld1, whose protein sequence is MWWAWPFLPALVLLSELSVVRVQTAPCQTCRKLTESFIKGLERTATKNFGGGNTAWEEEKLAKYASSETRLLEIVEGACEKADFECNQLLEEIEDQVETWWFHRQQEAPDLSEWLCIEELRVCCPPGSFGPDCKECPSSPGGVCGGLGRCEGEGTRLGDGECVCDPGYSGRLCHSCADGYYREKSSNNSAGVCAACYHSCKKCAGPQDYKCLDCKPGWILHDNKCVDIDECGTELARCASNTFCHNTEGSYECRGCDQACVGCMGSGPARCKKCARGYKLRGAKCLDVDECRDQAIACPGLNEACINEEGSFRCDCADGFIRRDSICVENKASTDTEKGLFDDMTDDEVLVLQQMFFGIVICAIATLAAKGDMVFTAIFIGGVAAMAGYWLTEKGDVMLDGFIKGR, encoded by the exons ATGTGGTGGGCCTGGCCGTTCCTGCCCGCTCTGGTGCTTCTCTCCGAGCTCTCGGTGGTGAGAGTCCAGACCGCGCCGTGCCAGACCTGCCGAAAACTCACCGAGAGTTTCATTAAG GGCTTGGAGAGGACGGCCACCAAGAACTTCGGGGGCGGAAACACCGCCTGGGAAGAAGAAAAGCTGGCGAAGTATGCAAGCAG CGAGACCCGGCTCCTGGAGATAGTGGAAGGCGCTTGTGAGAAAGCGGACTTTGAATGCaaccagctgctggaggagataGAGGACCAGGTGGAGACCTGGTGGTTCCACAG gcagcaGGAGGCACCGGACCTGTCTGAGTGGCTGTGCATAGAGGAGCTGAGAGTCTGCTGTCCACCCGGGAGCTTCGGACCGGACTGCAAAG AGTGTCCCTCGAGCCCCGGCGGTGTGTGCGGGGGTCTGGGCCGCTGCGAGGGGGAGGGCACTCGCCTCGGAGACGGGGAGTGCGTCTGCGACCCCGGATACTCGGGCCGCCTGTGCCACAGCTGTGCCGACGGCTACTACAGAGAGAAAAGCTCCAACAACAGCGCGGGAGTCTGCGCAG CTTGCTACCACTCGTGTAAGAAGTGCGCGGGGCCGCAGGACTACAAGTGCCTGGACTGCAAACCGGGCTGGATCCTTCACGACAACAAGTGCGTGG ataTCGACGAGTGCGGCACAGAGCTGGCTCGCTGTGCCTCGAACACTTTCTGTCACAACACGGAAGGATCCTACGAGTGCAGAG GCTGTGACCAGGCGTGCGTGGGCTGCATGGGCAGCGGTCCGGCCCGCTGTAAAAAATGCGCGCGTGGCTACAAACTGAGAGGGGCGAAGTGTCTCG ACGTGGACGAGTGTCGAGATCAGGCGATCGCGTGCCCGGGACTCAACGAGGCGTGCATCAACGAGGAGGGCTCCTTCCGCTGTGACTGCGCCGACGGCTTCATCAGAAGAGACAGCATCTGTGTCGAGAACAAGGCTTCTA CCGACACGGAGAAGGGTCTGTTCGACGACATGACGGACGACGAGGTCCTCGTCCTGCAGCAGATGTTCTTCGGCATCGTGATCTGCGCCATCGCCACGCTCGCCGCCAAGGGCGACATGGTCTTCACGGCCATCTTCATCGGAGGCGTGGCCGCCATGGCCGGGTACTGGCTGACGGAGAAGGGCGACGTGATGCTGGACGGATTCATAAAGGGACGCTAG
- the LOC130199000 gene encoding uncharacterized protein LOC130199000, giving the protein MRLPTISIASTPLCVPRGALPVRQSRCLVVTPVTFPSIADSAWLWTSCQNIPRLNPLHPPLVHKRIVSLETPAVHHHNHQRSLAMQRREYHRYHQVWRKPFYGTSSEREEYRKEMREHLKRQMEEKGVALKLQLASRAKDAERLREVDRLALSGERERRIRHGEAMTAYRDENKRLMEQRWRDRALTRSQESLKERELLCLNPINWSGTLK; this is encoded by the exons ATGAGACTAC CAACCATCTCGATAGCCTCCACGCCGCTGTGCGTTCCTCGCGGCGCGCTTCCTGTCCGGCAGAGCCGCTGCCTGGTGGTCACCCCCGTGACGTTTCCCAGCATCGCAGACTCGGCCTGGCTGTGGACGAGCTGCCAG AATATTCCAAGACTGAACCCTTTACATCCACCTTTGGTCCACAAACGCATCGTCAGTCTGGAGACGCCTGCTGttcaccaccacaaccaccagaGGTCCCTGGCGATGCAGAGGAGAGAGTACCACAG GTATCATCAAGTGTGGCGGAAACCTTTCTATGGAACCAGCAGTGAGAGAGAAGAGTACAG GAAGGAGATGCGCGAGCACTTAAagaggcagatggaggagaaagGCGTCGCGCTCAAGCTGCAGCTGGCCAGCAGGGCGAAGGACGCGGAGCGTCTCCGAGAAGTGGACCGCCTCGCCCTCTCCGGCGAGAGAGAGCGACGGATCCGGCACGGCGAAGCCATGACGGCCTATAGAGACGAGAACAAGAGG ctaatGGAGCAGCGCTGGAGGGACAGAGCACTAACCCGCTCCCAGGAGAGCCTAAAGGAGCGGGAGCTGCTGTGCCTCAACCCCATTAACTGGAGCGGAACACTGAAATAG
- the mbd4 gene encoding methyl-CpG-binding domain protein 4 isoform X2, with amino-acid sequence MAADVGGREEKNKSQLVDNDLNSTPLKMHTDCDARLETSDKRNNQSPKCEDDSRRTSTLPHGWIREVRQRKAGKTAGKMDIYITSPQGQRFRSRASLHAFLLKDGEGILDINLFDFTASKDDVVSKGRRRTRKKRHAGGRKETTDSPPSKSKRASPCLGSAAADGEAESRTRAASSTAEEDDVGPRESPSSRQRNTPAAHKVDSRPPVPTLNVEPATESEDEEEGGGGERKDEGDCECSFDLEADSRRDEEAAFPDTAGGSCTPVGDSQNKSKSVEDKRKTSPYFSRKLCRDGPSPPRRKAFRKWTPPRSPYNLVQETLFHDPWKLLVATIFLNKTSGKMAIPVLWRFFERYPSPEVTREADWKPLSDLMKPLGLYELRAKTLVRFSDEYLAKEWRFPIELHGIGKYGNDSYRIFCAGEWREVKPEDHMLNKYHDWLWENHEELGI; translated from the exons ATGGCTGCAGATgtgggaggaagggaagaaaaaaataaaagtcagctTGTGGATAATGATTTGAACAGCACACCTCTCAAAATGCACACTGACTGCGATGCCCGGCTGGAGACCAGCGACAAAAGAAACAACCAAAGTCCCAAATGTGAAGACGACTCCCGCCGTACTTCAACGCTGCCCCATGGCTGGATCAGAGAGGTGAGGCAGCGGAAAGCTGGCAAGACAGCGGGCAAAATGGACATCTACATTACAAG TCCCCAGGGGCAGAGGTTCCGCTCGAGAGCATCCCTGCATGCTTTCCTCCTGAAAGACGGAGAAGGGATCTTAGACATAAACCTCTTTGACTTCACCGCATCCAAGGACGACGTCGTCTCCAAAGGGCGACGCAGGACGAGAAAGAAAAGACACGCAGGCGGACGGAAAGAGACGACGGATTCCCCTCCGAGTAAATCCAAGAGAGCCTCTCCCTGCCTCGGGAGTGCCGCCGCAGACGGAGAGGCGGAGAGTCGCACGCGAGCTGCATCTTCGACCGCAGAGGAGGACGACGTCGGACCGCGGGAGTCTCCCTCCAGTCGACAACGAAACACTCCCGCGGCGCACAAGGTCGACTCGAGGCCTCCTGTGCCAACGCTGAACGTGGAGCCTGCCACCGAGagcgaggatgaggaggagggaggcggaggggagaggaaagacgAAGGCGACTGCGAGTGTAGTTTTGATCTGGAGGCCGACAGCCGTCGGGATGAGGAGGCGGCGTTCCCAGACACCGCCGGTGGGAGCTGCACACCAGTCGGCGATTCCCAGAATA AGTCCAAGAGTGTGGAAGACAAACGGAAAACAAGCCCTTATTTCAGCAGGAAACTCTGCAGAGATG GCCCGAGCCCACCCAGGAGGAAGGCCTTCAGGAAGTGGACGCCCCCTCGCTCGCCCTACAACCTCGTCCAGGAAACCCTTTTCCACGACCCCTGGAAGCTGCTGGTGGCCACCATCTTCCTGAACAAGACCAGCG GCAAGATGGCCATACCGGTGCTGTGGCGGTTCTTCGAGCGTTACCCGTCCCCAGAGGTGACCCGCGAGGCCGACTGGAAGCCCCTGTCCGACCTCATGAAGCCCCTCGGCCTGTACGAGCTGCGAGCCAAAACACTCGTACGCTTCTCAG ATGAATACCTCGCCAAAGAGTGGCGTTTCCCCATCGAGCTGCACGGGATCGGGAAGTACGGCAACGACTCCTACAGGATCTTCTGCGCGGGCGAGTGGAGAGAG gtgaagccCGAAGATCACATGTTGAACAAATACCACGACTGGCTGTGGGAGAACCACGAAGAGCTCGGGATCTGA
- the mbd4 gene encoding methyl-CpG-binding domain protein 4 isoform X1 has product MAADVGGREEKNKSQLVDNDLNSTPLKMHTDCDARLETSDKRNNQSPKCEDDSRRTSTLPHGWIREVRQRKAGKTAGKMDIYITSPQGQRFRSRASLHAFLLKDGEGILDINLFDFTASKDDVVSKGRRRTRKKRHAGGRKETTDSPPSKSKRASPCLGSAAADGEAESRTRAASSTAEEDDVGPRESPSSRQRNTPAAHKVDSRPPVPTLNVEPATESEDEEEGGGGERKDEGDCECSFDLEADSRRDEEAAFPDTAGGSCTPVGDSQNKSKSVEDKRKTSPYFSRKLCRDGPSPPRRKAFRKWTPPRSPYNLVQETLFHDPWKLLVATIFLNKTSGKMAIPVLWRFFERYPSPEVTREADWKPLSDLMKPLGLYELRAKTLVRFSDEYLAKEWRFPIELHGIGKYGNDSYRIFCAGEWREVSFRYFLIFFAVHECRRSRPYFNRLHFTFTKKKKVKPEDHMLNKYHDWLWENHEELGI; this is encoded by the exons ATGGCTGCAGATgtgggaggaagggaagaaaaaaataaaagtcagctTGTGGATAATGATTTGAACAGCACACCTCTCAAAATGCACACTGACTGCGATGCCCGGCTGGAGACCAGCGACAAAAGAAACAACCAAAGTCCCAAATGTGAAGACGACTCCCGCCGTACTTCAACGCTGCCCCATGGCTGGATCAGAGAGGTGAGGCAGCGGAAAGCTGGCAAGACAGCGGGCAAAATGGACATCTACATTACAAG TCCCCAGGGGCAGAGGTTCCGCTCGAGAGCATCCCTGCATGCTTTCCTCCTGAAAGACGGAGAAGGGATCTTAGACATAAACCTCTTTGACTTCACCGCATCCAAGGACGACGTCGTCTCCAAAGGGCGACGCAGGACGAGAAAGAAAAGACACGCAGGCGGACGGAAAGAGACGACGGATTCCCCTCCGAGTAAATCCAAGAGAGCCTCTCCCTGCCTCGGGAGTGCCGCCGCAGACGGAGAGGCGGAGAGTCGCACGCGAGCTGCATCTTCGACCGCAGAGGAGGACGACGTCGGACCGCGGGAGTCTCCCTCCAGTCGACAACGAAACACTCCCGCGGCGCACAAGGTCGACTCGAGGCCTCCTGTGCCAACGCTGAACGTGGAGCCTGCCACCGAGagcgaggatgaggaggagggaggcggaggggagaggaaagacgAAGGCGACTGCGAGTGTAGTTTTGATCTGGAGGCCGACAGCCGTCGGGATGAGGAGGCGGCGTTCCCAGACACCGCCGGTGGGAGCTGCACACCAGTCGGCGATTCCCAGAATA AGTCCAAGAGTGTGGAAGACAAACGGAAAACAAGCCCTTATTTCAGCAGGAAACTCTGCAGAGATG GCCCGAGCCCACCCAGGAGGAAGGCCTTCAGGAAGTGGACGCCCCCTCGCTCGCCCTACAACCTCGTCCAGGAAACCCTTTTCCACGACCCCTGGAAGCTGCTGGTGGCCACCATCTTCCTGAACAAGACCAGCG GCAAGATGGCCATACCGGTGCTGTGGCGGTTCTTCGAGCGTTACCCGTCCCCAGAGGTGACCCGCGAGGCCGACTGGAAGCCCCTGTCCGACCTCATGAAGCCCCTCGGCCTGTACGAGCTGCGAGCCAAAACACTCGTACGCTTCTCAG ATGAATACCTCGCCAAAGAGTGGCGTTTCCCCATCGAGCTGCACGGGATCGGGAAGTACGGCAACGACTCCTACAGGATCTTCTGCGCGGGCGAGTGGAGAGAGGTGAGTTTccgttattttttaattttttttgccgTCCACGAATGCAGACGTTCGCGGCCATATTTTAACCGCCTTCATTTtacgtttacaaaaaaaaaaaaggtgaagccCGAAGATCACATGTTGAACAAATACCACGACTGGCTGTGGGAGAACCACGAAGAGCTCGGGATCTGA
- the mbd4 gene encoding uncharacterized protein mbd4 isoform X3, whose product MAADVGGREEKNKSQLVDNDLNSTPLKMHTDCDARLETSDKRNNQSPKCEDDSRRTSTLPHGWIREVRQRKAGKTAGKMDIYITSPQGQRFRSRASLHAFLLKDGEGILDINLFDFTASKDDVVSKGRRRTRKKRHAGGRKETTDSPPSKSKRASPCLGSAAADGEAESRTRAASSTAEEDDVGPRESPSSRQRNTPAAHKVDSRPPVPTLNVEPATESEDEEEGGGGERKDEGDCECSFDLEADSRRDEEAAFPDTAGGSCTPVGDSQNKSKSVEDKRKTSPYFSRKLCRDGDVSVHRPEPTQEEGLQEVDAPSLALQPRPGNPFPRPLEAAGGHHLPEQDQRQDGHTGAVAVLRALPVPRGDPRGRLEAPVRPHEAPRPVRAASQNTRTLLR is encoded by the exons ATGGCTGCAGATgtgggaggaagggaagaaaaaaataaaagtcagctTGTGGATAATGATTTGAACAGCACACCTCTCAAAATGCACACTGACTGCGATGCCCGGCTGGAGACCAGCGACAAAAGAAACAACCAAAGTCCCAAATGTGAAGACGACTCCCGCCGTACTTCAACGCTGCCCCATGGCTGGATCAGAGAGGTGAGGCAGCGGAAAGCTGGCAAGACAGCGGGCAAAATGGACATCTACATTACAAG TCCCCAGGGGCAGAGGTTCCGCTCGAGAGCATCCCTGCATGCTTTCCTCCTGAAAGACGGAGAAGGGATCTTAGACATAAACCTCTTTGACTTCACCGCATCCAAGGACGACGTCGTCTCCAAAGGGCGACGCAGGACGAGAAAGAAAAGACACGCAGGCGGACGGAAAGAGACGACGGATTCCCCTCCGAGTAAATCCAAGAGAGCCTCTCCCTGCCTCGGGAGTGCCGCCGCAGACGGAGAGGCGGAGAGTCGCACGCGAGCTGCATCTTCGACCGCAGAGGAGGACGACGTCGGACCGCGGGAGTCTCCCTCCAGTCGACAACGAAACACTCCCGCGGCGCACAAGGTCGACTCGAGGCCTCCTGTGCCAACGCTGAACGTGGAGCCTGCCACCGAGagcgaggatgaggaggagggaggcggaggggagaggaaagacgAAGGCGACTGCGAGTGTAGTTTTGATCTGGAGGCCGACAGCCGTCGGGATGAGGAGGCGGCGTTCCCAGACACCGCCGGTGGGAGCTGCACACCAGTCGGCGATTCCCAGAATA AGTCCAAGAGTGTGGAAGACAAACGGAAAACAAGCCCTTATTTCAGCAGGAAACTCTGCAGAGATG GAGACGTGTCCGTGCACAGGCCCGAGCCCACCCAGGAGGAAGGCCTTCAGGAAGTGGACGCCCCCTCGCTCGCCCTACAACCTCGTCCAGGAAACCCTTTTCCACGACCCCTGGAAGCTGCTGGTGGCCACCATCTTCCTGAACAAGACCAGCG GCAAGATGGCCATACCGGTGCTGTGGCGGTTCTTCGAGCGTTACCCGTCCCCAGAGGTGACCCGCGAGGCCGACTGGAAGCCCCTGTCCGACCTCATGAAGCCCCTCGGCCTGTACGAGCTGCGAGCCAAAACACTCGTACGCTTCTCAG ATGA